The genomic interval TCTTTGTAAACCTCGGTGAAGCCTGCATAGGTTTCGGTGCGAAAGGCCTTTCGCCAACGCGGCGCCAGGACCCATGCGTGTTCATTGGTGCGCAGCTCGGCCAAGCGTGACATCGGCTGCAGCGCTGCACCCGCGGGTTTGTCAAAGTCCACGCCGTCCATCAGTTCGCGGCGCCAGTCGTCGCCAGCTTCTTGTTCCTCGCGCGCCCAGTCTTGAATCACCTCTATCGGGCGTTGGCGTTGGGCATAGAACATCACGTCATAGGGGTAGTCGTCCACCACCGCCAGCACATCGTTGGGAGCCACTTGGCACACCACCGCTTGGGCCACGCCGCGTGTGCTGCGCTCTAGCGTGAACACGCCGGCGTAGTGATTGGCAAAGCTGGCCACACCTATGCCCACCAGCGACAAGGCACCGAACAACCAAGCGCTCCATGCGCGCGGTGCCAAATGGCGCTGCCACCACAAAGCCGCCAAGACGGCCAAGGGCGGCATCACAGGCAAGGCGTAGCCAATCAGTTTGGAGTTAGGAATAGAGAAAAAGCCAAGAATGGCCAGCACCCAAATCCAGCACAACGCCACCCAAGCACCGTTGTCATTGGAGGGTTGCTGAAGCACACGTTGGCGCACGCGCTGAACGCCATCAGCGGCCACAAAGAAAATCCAAGGAAACAACAGCACCGTCACAGCCACGCCGTAGAACCACCAAGGGCGTGCGTTGTTGAACGTGGTGGCGGTGTAGCGGCCAAACTGGTGCTTGCCAAACATGTAGGCCAACATATCGGGGTGCTCACGCGCAGCCAGCACAAACCAAGGCAAGGCGACGGCAGCAAAGAGCAGCAAGCCACTCACCCACGGCAACGCCAAAATTTTGCGCCACTGCCAGGTGTAAGCAATCCAGACAAACAGCACCAGCCCTGGCAACAGCAAACCAATCAAGCCCTTGCTCAACACGCCCAAGGCGCATGCCACAAAACCTGCGCGTGCCCAGTTGACATGCAAGCCACCTTGATGCATGAAGGCACGGGCAAAGCACCAAATGGCCACCCCCATCCATGTGGCCACCATCATGTCGGTATTCACATATTGACCTGCGACCAAAAACGTCATGCTGGTGCCCAGCACCCAGCCTGCGCGACGCGCCACTTCGGCACCAGCGAAGTGGCGCACACACGCCACCATGAGGCCCAGCATCACACACGCATGCAGCGCCACCACCACACGGGCAGCCCAAGGCGTTGCCCCAAACACGGCCATCGAGGCCGCTTCGAACCAATACAGAAGCGGTGGTTTGTGAAAGAAAGGAATGCCATCAATGCGCGGGGTCAACCAGTCGCCACTCATCCACATCCATCGACCCACTTCCGCATAACGCCCCTCATCTGGAATCGAAAGCGGCCGCTCGGAAGCCAGGACCAACAGCAACACCGGCAAGAGCCAAAGGCCCCAAGTGCGCCAGCGAAGAGATGCAAAGAAAGAAGAAGTCATGTGGGTCTCAAGCTTGTATAAGTTTGCCGCTGCCGCGCACCAAACGCACGCGGGCGTCAAACATGTGCTGCACAAAATCGTGTCCTGCGAGATAAGCAAACTCTCGCTTGCGTGCAGGGCCAATCGCATCGTCCGGTTGTGCCGACACGGCAGGGTGGCACATGATGAGCGCGGCGTTGTCTGCTGGCAGGTGGGTGAGCCAGCCTTGCATGTGGCGTGCGTAGTCGTCCAGGCTGCCATCAAAGCCATAGGCGCCCAACAACGGCCCCACCGTAGGCCATGCGTGGTGTTGAGCCCAGTCGGCGAGTGCTGCCGCTCCCATGGCAGAGATGACTTTGGCCTTGAGCCCAGGTTGCGCAACTTGCGACACGCGTAGCCATGGACGCGGGGCGGTATCGCCATAACGGCGCATCAGAACCTCGGCCAAAGCGTGACGAAAGACTGCAAACTGCTGGATGTGTTGGTGTCCGTCGATGTGATCAGGGGCCGCTTGCCACTGACCCTCAAAAGCATCCAGCTGCCGTTCAATTTCGTCTTCAATGCTTTGTTGGTTGTAAAGGCGAAGCGCAGCGCGCGCCATGACAACACCCAAACCGCGACCATGGCCTGCCGCCACGGCAAAGCTACTGGTCCAATCCAAATGCACGCCCACATCCAAGCGTTCACGCACGTCGCGTAGGGCCACCACATCTTCGGCCCAACGCGGCGAGAGGCTCATCACGCTGGTGGCGCTCAGGCGCCCAAGCACAGCCAAGGCAACAATGCCTTGCGACACGGGTGCGTTCAACGCGTAGTCATCCGCACACAGCACGACGTCTTTGATGTGATCGCACGTCATGCAGCCGAACTCCAGTAACTCGCATGACCGTAGTGGTCTTTGAGAAAATCAATCCACAAGCGCAAACGCAGGGGCAGGTGTTTGCGCTGCGAGAACACCGCATAAATTCCGTTGGGGGGTGCGGCGAATTCTTCCAACACAGGCACCAATTGCCCACTGCTGATTTCAGACTCCACCTCCCACGTGCTGCGCCATGCAATGCCGTGGCCCGCCAAACACCAGTCGTGCAGCACTTGACCGTCCGAACAGTCCATCGGGCCACTGGGGCGCAGGTGAATCACCTCGTGCGTTTGGCTATCCAAAAGCTTACCCGTCACAGGCACACGAAACGCCCAGCCGCGTGTTTGTGAGGCGTCGCTGGACAGCGTCAAGCAACGAAAGCGCATCAAGTCACTCGGCACTTTGGGTGTGCCGTAGCGTTTTAAAAATTCGGGGGTGGCCACACACAAGCGGCGGTTGTCGGCCATGCGCACACTCACCAACGATGAGTCGGGCAAATCGCCCACGCGCACCGCGCAATCAAAACCTTCGGCGGCTAAGTCGACCACACGGTCGCTCAGGTTGAGTGACACCGTCACATCGGGGTGCATGCTGTGAAACTTGGGCACCAGTGGTGCCACGTGGCGGCGACCAAACCCCGCAGGCGCCGTGATGCGCAAATGCCCGCTGGCTTTGAGACCACCCGCACTGACGCTCGCTTCGGCATTGGCCACATCGGCCAGCAAGCGTTGACAGTCTTCGAGGAATGCCGTGCCTTCGTGTGTGAGCGTGATGCGTCGCGTGGTGCGCACCAAGAGCTTGACGCCCAAGTGCGCTTCTAAGCTGTCCAAGCGACGCCCCATGATGGCGGGTGCCACGCC from Limnohabitans curvus carries:
- a CDS encoding ArnT family glycosyltransferase, producing MTSSFFASLRWRTWGLWLLPVLLLVLASERPLSIPDEGRYAEVGRWMWMSGDWLTPRIDGIPFFHKPPLLYWFEAASMAVFGATPWAARVVVALHACVMLGLMVACVRHFAGAEVARRAGWVLGTSMTFLVAGQYVNTDMMVATWMGVAIWCFARAFMHQGGLHVNWARAGFVACALGVLSKGLIGLLLPGLVLFVWIAYTWQWRKILALPWVSGLLLFAAVALPWFVLAAREHPDMLAYMFGKHQFGRYTATTFNNARPWWFYGVAVTVLLFPWIFFVAADGVQRVRQRVLQQPSNDNGAWVALCWIWVLAILGFFSIPNSKLIGYALPVMPPLAVLAALWWQRHLAPRAWSAWLFGALSLVGIGVASFANHYAGVFTLERSTRGVAQAVVCQVAPNDVLAVVDDYPYDVMFYAQRQRPIEVIQDWAREEQEAGDDWRRELMDGVDFDKPAGAALQPMSRLAELRTNEHAWVLAPRWRKAFRTETYAGFTEVYKDDAWILYRGSPSAAKSPEAAEQKSLRGCEDQRKK
- a CDS encoding ChbG/HpnK family deacetylase, with product MTCDHIKDVVLCADDYALNAPVSQGIVALAVLGRLSATSVMSLSPRWAEDVVALRDVRERLDVGVHLDWTSSFAVAAGHGRGLGVVMARAALRLYNQQSIEDEIERQLDAFEGQWQAAPDHIDGHQHIQQFAVFRHALAEVLMRRYGDTAPRPWLRVSQVAQPGLKAKVISAMGAAALADWAQHHAWPTVGPLLGAYGFDGSLDDYARHMQGWLTHLPADNAALIMCHPAVSAQPDDAIGPARKREFAYLAGHDFVQHMFDARVRLVRGSGKLIQA
- a CDS encoding LysR family transcriptional regulator, whose protein sequence is MDKLKAFESFVSVALKGSLTAAAKAEGVAPAIMGRRLDSLEAHLGVKLLVRTTRRITLTHEGTAFLEDCQRLLADVANAEASVSAGGLKASGHLRITAPAGFGRRHVAPLVPKFHSMHPDVTVSLNLSDRVVDLAAEGFDCAVRVGDLPDSSLVSVRMADNRRLCVATPEFLKRYGTPKVPSDLMRFRCLTLSSDASQTRGWAFRVPVTGKLLDSQTHEVIHLRPSGPMDCSDGQVLHDWCLAGHGIAWRSTWEVESEISSGQLVPVLEEFAAPPNGIYAVFSQRKHLPLRLRLWIDFLKDHYGHASYWSSAA